The following is a genomic window from Gemmatimonadaceae bacterium.
ACGAAGGCTACCTCCTATGGAATCCGGATGAGCTAACCCGCGTGTATGCAGGAGACGAAACGTCGCCTCAAACGCGCGATACGAAGCGACTCGTGCTCCTTCCGTCGCGCACTCGCTGGCGCGTCGGACTTGGCCACCGTCGGCTGTCGATCGTCGATCTTTCGCCGGGCGGCCATCAGCCGATGCTGCACCACGAAACCGGACTCGCCATCGTCCTAAACGGCGAGATCTACAACCACGTCGAGCTGCGCGCCGACCTCGAGCGGATGGGCCATCGGTTCGCGTCCCGCTCCGACACGGAAGTGCTCCTCGCCGCGTGGGCAGAGTGGGGGCCAGGGTGTCTCGATCGGTTGAATGGAATGTTCGCGTTTCTTCTGCTCGATCCACGGAATGGCGGGACGCTGCACGCCGTTCGCGATCGGTTCGGCGTCAAGCCGCTGTATTGGGCCGTCGTCGGCGGTTTCATCGCGCTCGCATCCGAGATTAAGCAGATCCGCACGCTGCCCGGGTACAAGTTCGCGCCTGACGAAACAGGTGTTCGCCGCTACCTGGTGGATGCGCGCCTCGACGCGTCGTCCGATACGATGCACGACGGCGTGCACCAGCTGCGTGGTGGCGAGCGAGTTGCCATCGACTTGCGGAGCCGCGATGCCCCCGTGAAGGTCACCAGGTGGTATCGGTTCGCTCCGGCCACGACGACGCGCAACCTCCGAGACGCCGCCGCACGTGTGCGCGAACTCCTAACTGACAGTATTGCGCTGCGCTTACGTGCCGACGTCCCAGTCGGATCGTGCCTGTCCGGCGGCCTTGACTCCTCCGCCATCGTCTGCCTCGCACATCGCCAGCTCGCCGCGTACGACGCGGATGCGGGGCAGGTGACCGTCACGGCGCGGCACTCGGACGCCGCCTTCGATGAATGGCAGTACGCGGAGGGAGTGATTCGCGCGACCCATGCCAAGTCCGTCGGTGTCTGGCCGAAGTCCGCCGAGCTCGTTTCCGACCTCGACGAATTGCTGTGGCACATGGACGAGCCTTTTGGCTCGACCAGCATGTACAGTCAGTGGTGCGTGTTTCAAGCGGCGGCCGATGCGGGGCTGAAAGTGATGTTGGATGGCCAAGGTAGCGATGAACAGCTCGCTGGATACGGCGGTAACGACACGGCCTTGTATACCGGGATGCTGCGCCGCGGGAGAATGCTCCGATTGGCTGGCGAGATCAATGCGTACCGTCGGCGCCAGGGCACGCTGCCGATCGCCCAATTGATCCTCGCGATGCGCAATGTGATGCCTGCGGTCGATACCTTGCTCCCGGCACGCGTCCGTATTACGCGCAGCATGCCGACCTGGCTGCGCGCCGTAGCGCCTAACGGCCACGATGATACGCCACCCATCGACTTACGGGACAGCCTGCGCCGGCAAACTTTCGACACGTCGCTGCCCGTGCTCCTGCGCTACGAGGATCGAAACTCGATGGCGTGGTCGATCGAATCGCGCGTCCCTTTCCTCGACTACAGGTTGGTAGAGTTTCTCGCGGGGCTGCCCGATGAGATGAAGCTGCATCGCGGCGTCACGAAAGTCGTTCTGCGACGTGCCGTTGCCGATGTGCTCCCTCCAACCGTACGCGACCGGCGCGACAAGATGGGCTTCGTCACGCCCGAGCGGACATGGTTAAGCGAGATTCCACGGGAGTGGACCCGCGAGCAGCTGCGCGTCGCGATCGACTGCTCGCCGAACGTGCTGCATGCGGATGCGGCGCTGAAGGAGGTCGAGGACATCCTCGCGGGCCGGGCACCGTTCTCATTCCTGCCGTGGCGATTCATCTGCTTGGGCCGATGGCTGCGCAACAATTCCGAGGGTGACGATCGGTCGGGAGACGTTTCGTCCGACAACGCATCGCGCCAGAGGACCGTGCAGTCCGCACCGGTATGAAGCAACCGTTGCGCACGGTGCTGATCTTCGCGCATGAATGCGCGCCGTATCACGCGCCAACATCGACAATCGGTGCGCAGCGGGTCGCGCAGTTCGCCAAGCATCTGCCGAGCTTCGGCTGGCGAGCGATAGTCATTTGTTGCGACGCGCGCGAACGAGGCATAGGCTTCTCGACTGATGTCGCGGCGCGCATCGAACGCCAGGTCGAGGAAGCCAGCCCCGATGCGTCCTTGATCATTCCGACTCCTTCGCTGCCGTGGGATGGACTGTTGGATAGGTGGTGGCGCGTGAGCGCGCGGCGAGCGTCTAACGCGTGGCAGCGAGTTCTATGGCGAAAGCCACTGACTGCGCTCAAGCAACTCACCAATGGCGACTACAGCTCTGCATGGCAGCCGTGCGCACGTCGCGTGGCAGAGATCGTCGCACGGTCGGTGCGAGTCGACGCGTGCATTGGTGAGCACACGCCCGATGCCGGCTTGCTGCTCGCGCGATGGTTCGCTCGGGAGACAGGCGTGCCGTGGGTAGCAGATTTCCGTGATCCTGTGCTACGACCGTTTCCGACAACCTTGCGGGCGCTGTACCTGCCCCGTATTCGATCACTACTTTCGACCGCTGCGCACCTGATCAACGTCAATGATCATTTGGCTGATCTCGATAGGGTGTTGTTAGGCCGCCCGGCTATGAGCATTCCTAACGGATTCGATCCGGAAGAATTCGGGCACGTCGAGATGCCGCCGCGAACCGCGCCCTTTACGATCGCGTATTGCGGCAACCTCAATCCCGATATTCAAACGATGCGCCCGTTCTTCGAGGCGCTTCGCATCGTGGCGGCAACGTTGCCTAACGACGACGCAGGCGGCGTTCGTTTTGTGTACCGCGGTAGCGCCACATCCTATGTGAGAGAGCTTGCGCGCACGGTGGGCGTTAGCCGAATGGTCGATGCCGATGCCCACGTTCCACGGGAGCAGGCGCTGCGGATCTTGCAGTCGTCCGATGCCTTATTGCTGCTGTCGATCACTGGGCGTGTACAGGAAGATAAGTACCTCGCACGGGGACTCTATCCGGCCAAGACGTTCGAGTATTTCGGTGCGAAGCGGCCGATCCTCTGTGTTCCGGGCGATGGCGGGATGCTCGACGATCTGATCCGAGCTACGCGAACCGGAGTCGTGCTCAGCGATCCCGTTAGAATTGCAGAGTACATACTAGCATCGCAGCGCGAGCGTCAGAGTGGCCAGTTCGCGACGTATGCGCCAAACGAAGAGCTCGTCAACCAGTTCACCAGGCAGCGTCTCGCGGGAACTTTGGCAGTGTTGTTGGACAGGCTTGTGTCAGGCCAGCCCATGAGACTGCCTAACGCCAGCTGAGTAATGCTGCGTTCTCTTTTGCGCCGCCTGCCGCACGGGCGCGCGCGCGCCGCGCGTTGGGCACGTCATCTGTATCGGCACCCATTCGTCGATACTGTCGAGCCGGCCGAACTCGACATCCGGCTCTGGATCAACCCGCGCGATTGCTTCCAAGCGGAGATATGGGTCGGCGCATACCAACCGCACGTTGTCCGCTGGATCCGGAATAACGTACAGACGGGTGACACCGTGCTTTGCCTGGGTCTCCACGTCGGCTACGTGGCCGCGCTCTGCCGCCGACTCGCTGGCCCAACCGGCCACGTCTTCTCCGCCGAGCCGGACGCGCATGCCCGCGAGTTCGCGACGCGCAACCTAGGGCTCGGCGACGAACGCGATGCGCCGATCGATGTGTTCCCAGGCGGATTCGGCTCTGCCGAATCAAGCATACTACTCTACCAGTCGCGCGTGGCCGGTCACTCGTCGTTCGCGGCGCCGCATCAGCCAGATCGCACGGTCGAGGTCCAGGTCCAACGCGCGGATATTTTTCTCGGCGCGCGCGGCGTGACAGCGATTGATGTCCTCGTGCTCGATGTCGAGGGCTGGGAACTCGAGGTGTTACGCGGCCTTGAAGGTACGCTCGGTCGATCAAAGCGACTACGCGGATGCGTAGAACTCTCGCGCTGGGCGCTCGCGGACGCGAGTACGACGGCGCCGGAGGTGCTGAGCTGGCTCGCGAAACGCGGTGTGAGTCTACACCATTTGGCGGGTGACGATTGGGCGACCACTCCGGTCGCCTCCGCGAAACAGCACCTCGACGCGTAAGGCGCTAGCGTGCTTTGTCGCTACCGTCTTGACCTCACTCCTTGATCGCGCAGAAAAAGCTCCCCGCGCAACGGGTGCTTCTGTGGCTAGCGCTCATTGCCACCGTGCTTGGGATTCTCGAGCCGTCCGCCATGCTACTGTCGATCGCGGCTGCAGGCGTCGGCATCGCTGTGGTCGTGCGCGACATCGCAGGTTTGAGGCGTGGTGCGCTCACACCGATGACATTTTTCTCGCTGGCATTCGCCATAACCGGCGTCGCCAACGCCGTGGCCGTCCACTCACTTATCGAACGCGGCAACCAATCGCCGTTCGATCTCTACACTGCGCCGGATTACGTCTACTTCGCTTGCGAACTAATGCTGGTCGGCGGAACGGCGATCCTCGTCGGCTTCTATACTGCGCAACGTTGGCGGCCATGGCGTACTGTTGGGAAACTCCTGCCAAAGATCAAGGCGCGCGTAAACGACCGAGACCTGATCGTTGGCGGCGCTGCAATCGCCGTCTTGAGCATACTTATCACCAACGCGCTCGGCGCGAACCGCTTCGGCGCGGTCAGCGGGCTGATCGCACGCCTGCCTGACCTGACGATCTTCACGCTCAGCCGTCTTGGCGCCGTGCGCCGGTCGCGCCGCGTGATGATGGTCGCGTTAGGCCTGATGCTGGTCGTGGCCGTGCAAGCGGCGCTATTCGCGTACCTGCGAGCCGAGATCTTGCTGCCGATTCTTGCCCTGCTCACGGGGCTCGTCGTCGGAAGCCGCTCACTGGCCATCCTGCGCCGCCGCGCCTTGATTCCCGTCTATCTCCTAATCGCGCTGTTCGGTGTCAACTTCGCGACGTTAGGACGCATCCGATCCGAAGCAGGCGGAGGCGAAGCTCGTGTCGCAGCCTTCCGCGCCGCGTCGACAGCGAACGCCTCCGATTCCACGAGCGATGCGTCGGCCATTGTGGTCCGTCTGTCGACGATTAATCAACTGTCGCAAGTCGGACTACTCGCCGTCCAAGGGGGCTTTCTCCATGGCGCGACACTCGAATACTTGGCTTTCGCCTTCGTGCCTCGCTTCCTGTGGGCCGCCAAGCCGAAGATCGCGAAGGGAGCGTGGTTCGCTAACCGAATCGGCCAAGCGATCTTGCGCCCGGATGGCACGTACAACAACTCGATCAATATGACGGTCCCCGGCGAGCTTTATCTGAACTTTGGATGGGGCGGCGTCGTGGTCGGATCATACTTGTTCGGCGCGCTACTCGCGCTTTTCTGGTCGACCGCGATGTTCTGGGCAGACGATAGCAATCCGCTCGGGACTGCATTCGGATTCTATCTCCTTTTGATTGGCATCGGGCTCGTCGCCGACCTGCAGATAATCGTCACGCTCGTCGCGATGTACTTGCTGTTCCTCGCCGGATCTCTGGTCATATCCGGCGTGCGAAGGAGTAAGCCGCTTGCGCCGATGCAACTGGCCACAGCTGACGTGCCAGCAGCCGCACGATTGCGAACCTGAGTGATGTCGCTGCCCCCCACGCGGATCCCCTCATACGAGTCTGCAGCGGACGACGCGCTGACGCCTAACGCCAATGGGCGGCGAGCCATCGTGGTCTGCGACCAGTGGCTCGGGAGCAATGGCTACGCCGGGATGAAAGCGCTACGTCGCGCAGGCTGGAGCGTTGAGGTCGCCGCCGAGTGGGAGTTCGTTCCGGTTCGCTGGCGTACAACGGGGATGCGCGTCGTTGGACGCATGGTCCGAGCCTCCGCAGTACGCGAGTTCAACGCGCACATAGCGGCCGTCGCTCGAGACTTGCGCCCGGAAATGTTCCTCGCGTTCAAGGGGATGTTCGTACAATCGAGAACAATCGATGCCATGCGCCAACTCGGCACTCGATCGTACTGTTTCTACCCCGACGTCTCCTTTCGCACGCACGGGCCTTATCTTGCTGGCGCGCTCCCACGATACGACTGGGTGTTCACGACCAAATCGTTCGGCCTGCACGACCTGCGCGACCAGCTTGGTATGCCCCGCGCGAGCAAGCTCGATCACGCATTCGACCCGGACCTGCATCGCCCCGTTTGTCTAACGAAGGACGACATCGATCGCTATCAGTGCGACGTCTCATTCATCGGCACGTGGTCAGCAAAGAAAGAAAAGGTCCTGTCATCTCTCGTAGCCGCGCGGCCGAACCTACGGCTCCGCGTCTGGGGCCACCAATGGAACCGGGCGAGCGCAGCCGGCCCATTGGCCAAGTGCATTGAGCATCGTGCGGTCGTCGGTGGCGAGTACGTCCGCGCGATCGCCGGCTCGGCGATCAACCTCGGGATACTGAGTGAACAACGCACCGGCTCATCGGCTGGCGATCAGATTACTAGCCGAACGTTTCACACGCCGGCGTGCGGTGGCTTTCTGCTGCATGAACGAACGCACGAGGTGCTTCAGATCTTTGACGACGGATCGAGCATCGTCTGCTTCGGCGATGACGCCGAGATGATCGAGCGCGTCGACGAGTATCTGGCTGCACCCGTCCGCCGGCGGGAGATCGCGGAACGCGGTCGACGCGTGGTCGAATCCACGCACAGCTGGGACGCGCGGATTCAGGAAATTCTCGCGCTTCACGACGCGCAACGATGAGCGACGCTGGCTCGTGTCGTCTCGCCATTCTAGCATCGCACCCGATTCAGTATTTCACGCCCGTGTATCGCCGGCTCGCAAGCGTGCCTGGCTTGGAGGTCGAAGTCTGGTACTGCAGAGATTTCGGTGCGCGTCCGAGGTACGATCAGCAGTTCGATCGCGTCGTCAAGTGGGATGTCGATCAGCTCGATGGATACAGCCACCGGTTCTTGTTCAACGCGAGTCCAATCAGCAACACCTTCAATCCGCTACACGCGATCAACCCCGGCGCATTCTGGCGTATGTTTGGCAGATTCGATGCGCTGTGGGTGAACGGCTATTTGTATCCCAGCAACTATCTCGCGGCAATCGCCGCGAAGGCGTCGCGCGCGCGCGTCCTAATGCGAAGTGAGCTGCGCGCCGATATGCGTCGGGATTCGAAGGTGCCGCAATCGCTTCGCGACGCGATCATCCGTCGGTGGATCGCGATGAGCGATGCCTTGCTCTACATCGGCTGCCGCAATCGCGAGGCATACCTCGCGTACGGTGCGGATGACAGCAAATTGTTCTTCACACCCTATAGCGTCGATGTCGACGAGCTCGCGGCAGCGGGCGCGAGACGCGCCGATTGCGGCACGTTGCGTCGGCAATGGGGCGTCCCCGAGGATCGCATAGTACTCTTGTTCGTTGGGAAGCTCACGCCACGCAAACACCCCGAAGCAATGCTGCATCTCGCCGCCGAGTGTGGCAGAAATGTACAGATCGTGCTGGTCGGCAGCGGCCCGCTCGAGCAGCAGCTCCATGCCGAAGTCGCGCGCATTGGTTTGACCAACGTATCGTTTCTCGGATTCGTCAACCAGCGCCGCCTGCCCGAGGTCTACGCTCTCGCCGATGTCTTCGTAATGCCATCGGAAAACGAACCATGGGGACTCGTGCTCAATGAGGCGATGGCCGCTGGCCTGCCGCCGGTCGTGTGCGCGGATGTGGGCGCTTCGGCAGATCTGATTCGCGAAGGCGAGACCGGCTTCACGTTCGCGAATGGCGATTGGAGCGCAATGACGGCGCTCGTCCGGCAGCTCGTAACTAATCCTAAGGCTCGAGCGATCGTCGGCGCAGCGGCGCGCACGGTGTCCCACCGCTATAGCTATCGCGCGACGGCGAGTGGAGTGGTCGACGCGCTCACATCGTTAGGCGTATACGCCACACCATCCGCGGTGAC
Proteins encoded in this region:
- the asnB gene encoding asparagine synthase (glutamine-hydrolyzing), with protein sequence MCGILGLIRRDAALEEPTLPLVMATRRVRHRGPDDEGYLLWNPDELTRVYAGDETSPQTRDTKRLVLLPSRTRWRVGLGHRRLSIVDLSPGGHQPMLHHETGLAIVLNGEIYNHVELRADLERMGHRFASRSDTEVLLAAWAEWGPGCLDRLNGMFAFLLLDPRNGGTLHAVRDRFGVKPLYWAVVGGFIALASEIKQIRTLPGYKFAPDETGVRRYLVDARLDASSDTMHDGVHQLRGGERVAIDLRSRDAPVKVTRWYRFAPATTTRNLRDAAARVRELLTDSIALRLRADVPVGSCLSGGLDSSAIVCLAHRQLAAYDADAGQVTVTARHSDAAFDEWQYAEGVIRATHAKSVGVWPKSAELVSDLDELLWHMDEPFGSTSMYSQWCVFQAAADAGLKVMLDGQGSDEQLAGYGGNDTALYTGMLRRGRMLRLAGEINAYRRRQGTLPIAQLILAMRNVMPAVDTLLPARVRITRSMPTWLRAVAPNGHDDTPPIDLRDSLRRQTFDTSLPVLLRYEDRNSMAWSIESRVPFLDYRLVEFLAGLPDEMKLHRGVTKVVLRRAVADVLPPTVRDRRDKMGFVTPERTWLSEIPREWTREQLRVAIDCSPNVLHADAALKEVEDILAGRAPFSFLPWRFICLGRWLRNNSEGDDRSGDVSSDNASRQRTVQSAPV
- a CDS encoding FkbM family methyltransferase — protein: MLRSLLRRLPHGRARAARWARHLYRHPFVDTVEPAELDIRLWINPRDCFQAEIWVGAYQPHVVRWIRNNVQTGDTVLCLGLHVGYVAALCRRLAGPTGHVFSAEPDAHAREFATRNLGLGDERDAPIDVFPGGFGSAESSILLYQSRVAGHSSFAAPHQPDRTVEVQVQRADIFLGARGVTAIDVLVLDVEGWELEVLRGLEGTLGRSKRLRGCVELSRWALADASTTAPEVLSWLAKRGVSLHHLAGDDWATTPVASAKQHLDA
- a CDS encoding glycosyltransferase family 4 protein translates to MSDAGSCRLAILASHPIQYFTPVYRRLASVPGLEVEVWYCRDFGARPRYDQQFDRVVKWDVDQLDGYSHRFLFNASPISNTFNPLHAINPGAFWRMFGRFDALWVNGYLYPSNYLAAIAAKASRARVLMRSELRADMRRDSKVPQSLRDAIIRRWIAMSDALLYIGCRNREAYLAYGADDSKLFFTPYSVDVDELAAAGARRADCGTLRRQWGVPEDRIVLLFVGKLTPRKHPEAMLHLAAECGRNVQIVLVGSGPLEQQLHAEVARIGLTNVSFLGFVNQRRLPEVYALADVFVMPSENEPWGLVLNEAMAAGLPPVVCADVGASADLIREGETGFTFANGDWSAMTALVRQLVTNPKARAIVGAAARTVSHRYSYRATASGVVDALTSLGVYATPSAVTAMRPAHDRA
- a CDS encoding glycosyltransferase, giving the protein MFTTKSFGLHDLRDQLGMPRASKLDHAFDPDLHRPVCLTKDDIDRYQCDVSFIGTWSAKKEKVLSSLVAARPNLRLRVWGHQWNRASAAGPLAKCIEHRAVVGGEYVRAIAGSAINLGILSEQRTGSSAGDQITSRTFHTPACGGFLLHERTHEVLQIFDDGSSIVCFGDDAEMIERVDEYLAAPVRRREIAERGRRVVESTHSWDARIQEILALHDAQR